The Quercus robur chromosome 7, dhQueRobu3.1, whole genome shotgun sequence genome has a segment encoding these proteins:
- the LOC126691617 gene encoding RING-H2 finger protein ATL33-like translates to MENAPSVLLSFEPAPFPASPSSVDLSPLEFVLALIAVVTIPALVYVFFFAVKCPPNPFRGRRYRSSSSETDGISNLDGVADVVKVEKESSHASKDVVGSECPVCLMVFVEGEEVKQLSVCKHSFHVPCIDLWLNSHSNCPVCRASVSVKQGSSDASDLV, encoded by the coding sequence ATGGAGAACGCACCCTCAGTTCTTCTAAGCTTCGAACCAGCCCCCTTCCCCGCATCGCCAAGCAGCGTGGACTTATCTCCTCTTGAGTTCGTTCTCGCTCTTATTGCCGTGGTCACCATCCCAGCCTTAGTCTACGTCTTCTTCTTCGCCGTGAAGTGCCCTCCAAACCCTTTTCGAGGACGAAGATACCGGAGCTCCTCGAGCGAGACCGATGGAATTAGTAACTTAGATGGGGTTGCAGATGTTGTTAAGGTCGAGAAAGAAAGCAGCCACGCTAGTAAAGATGTTGTTGGTAGTGAGTGTCCTGTGTGTTTGATGGTGTTCGTAGAGGGTGAAGAAGTGAAGCAACTGAGTGTGTGCAAGCACTCTTTCCATGTTCCTTGTATTGACTTGTGGCTCAATTCTCATTCTAACTGTCCCGTTTGTCGTGCTTCTGTCTCTGTTAAGCAAGGTTCGTCGGATGCATCTGATTTGGTTTGA
- the LOC126691613 gene encoding transcription factor-like protein DPB isoform X2: protein MSSGGVPGGAPTKIINVGASCQSNHGMNHTASHQENACNAVVERAAKKKRESRIIGGGLRQFSVIVCQKLQSKVRTTYNQVADEIIADFAGTHSDTVVPLESDEKNIRRRVYDALNVLMAMDIIARDKKEIWWKGLPETNMKDLEELKALRAEMMNRIGKKVAYMKDIEEQIVGLQNLMARNRQLLECGSASPEGRFSLPFLLVQTTPHATVEIEISEDMQLVHFDFNSSPFSLHDDASVLKMMQYNQQPECRDVSPSSFMQSSSSSGTSQGPKPFHWNSETHSLR, encoded by the exons ATGTCTAGTGGAGGGGTTCCAGGTGGGGCTCCAACAAAGATTATTAATGTTGGAGCTTCTTGCCAAAGTAACCATGGAATGAACCATACGGCTTCCCATCAGGAGAATGCCTGCAATGCAGTTGTTGAAAG agcaGCAAAGAAGAAAAGGGAATCAAGAATTATTGGTGGAGGACTGCGCCAGTTCAGTGTTATAG TTTGTCAGAAGTTGCAGAGCAAGGTTAGGACTACATATAATCag GTTGCAGATGAAATAATTGCAGATTTTGCTGGAACACATAGTGATACAGTAGTGCCTTTGGAG TCTGATGAGAAGAATATAAGACGACGGGTATATGATGCACTAAATGTTCTTATGGCGATGGATATCATTGCCAGAGACAAAAAGGAAATCTGGTGGAAGGGACTCCCAGAAACAAATATGAAGGATTTGGAAGAGCTTAAG GCCTTGCGTGCTGAGATGATGAATAGGATTGGAAAAAAAGTAGCCTACATGAAAGATATAGAAGAACAG attgtagGTCTCCAGAATTTGATGGCACGCAATCGTCAGTTACTTGAGTGTGGAAGTGCCTCTCCAGAAGGAAGATTTTCTTTGCCTTTTCTACTGGTTCAA acAACCCCTCATGCTACGGTTGAGATAGAGATTTCTGAAGACATGCAATTGGTGCACTTTGACTTTAATAG TTCACCCTTCTCCTTGCATGATGATGCTTCCGTTCTGAAGATGATGCAGTACAACCAACAGCCAGAATGTAGAGATGTTTCTCCAAGTTCTTTTATGCAGTCTTCTTCAAGCTCAGGCACTTCTCAAGGCCCCAAACCCTTTCATTGGAACTCTGAAACACACTCTCTGAGATGA
- the LOC126691612 gene encoding dof zinc finger protein DOF2.4-like: MVFSSLPAYLDPTNWQQQQNHPTGTSSAASSHLLPPPPPPPPPPQPHMGGGGAGSIRPGSMADRARMANIPMPETALKCPRCDSSNTKFCYFNNYSLTQPRHFCKTCRRYWTRGGALRNVPVGGGCRRNKRSKGSSSSKSPASSADRQSASAGSASSIPSHSGAGDMMGLSSQVPQLRFMAPLHQYTDFPSSEIGLNYGLNYGHPMSTPMGLAGDLNFHLGNALGGSGGGGGSSHGSLLSAGGVEQWRLQQTQQFPFLGGLDPSPGFYESGVDAASGYVGASQGRAKQSNSVAAQMASVKMEDNQELNLSRQFLGIPAGNEQYWTGNTTAWTDLSGFSSSSTATSNPL, encoded by the exons ATGGTTTTTTCATCACTCCCAGCTTATCTTGATCCAACCAACTGGCAACAG CAACAAAATCATCCAACTGGGACTAGTAGCGCAGCAAGTTCCCATCTTcttccacctccaccaccaccgccGCCACCCCCACAACCCCATATGGGTGGCGGCGGCGCGGGCTCGATCAGGCCTGGATCCATGGCCGATCGAGCCCGGATGGCCAACATACCGATGCCAGAGACTGCATTAAAATGCCCAAGATGTGACTCCTCAAACACTAAATTTTGCTATTTCAACAACTACAGCCTCACTCAGCCTCGTCACTTCTGCAAGACTTGCAGAAGGTATTGGACAAGAGGGGGTGCTCTCAGAAATGTCCCAGTAGGAGGAGGCTGCAGAAGGAATAAAAGAAGCAAAGGGAGTAGTAGTTCAAAGTCCCCAGCAAGCAGTGCTGATCGCCAATCAGCTAGTGCTGGTTCAGCTAGCTCAATTCCTTCTCATAGTGGAGCTGGAGATATGATGGGCTTGTCCTCACAAGTCCCACAGCTGAGGTTCATGGCTCCTTTGCATCAATATACTGACTTTCCTTCGAGTGAGATTGGCTTGAACTATGGCTTGAATTATGGTCATCCCATGTCAACACCAATGGGACTAGCTGGggacttgaattttcacttagGAAATGCTTTAGGAggaagtggtggtggtggtggtagtagTCATGGGTCTTTGTTATCAGCTGGGGGAGTAGAGCAGTGGCGATTGCAGCAAACACAGCAATTCCCCTTCTTGGGTGGCTTAGATCCTTCACCGGGGTTTTACGAAAGTGGTGTTGATGCTGCATCGGGTTATGTAGGAGCAAGTCAAGGCCGGGCCAAGCAGTCCAATTCAGTGGCGGCTCAGATGGCTTCAGTGAAAATGGAAGATAATCAGGAGCTGAATTTGTCAAGGCAGTTCTTGGGAATCCCAGCTGGGAACGAGCAGTATTGGACTGGTAATACTACTGCATGGACTGATCTTTCTGGTTTTAGCTCTTCTTCCACAGCTACTAGCAATCCCCTATAG
- the LOC126691613 gene encoding transcription factor-like protein DPA isoform X1, with protein sequence MDYRYLTYIFGGSNQKMSSGGVPGGAPTKIINVGASCQSNHGMNHTASHQENACNAVVERAAKKKRESRIIGGGLRQFSVIVCQKLQSKVRTTYNQVADEIIADFAGTHSDTVVPLESDEKNIRRRVYDALNVLMAMDIIARDKKEIWWKGLPETNMKDLEELKALRAEMMNRIGKKVAYMKDIEEQIVGLQNLMARNRQLLECGSASPEGRFSLPFLLVQTTPHATVEIEISEDMQLVHFDFNSSPFSLHDDASVLKMMQYNQQPECRDVSPSSFMQSSSSSGTSQGPKPFHWNSETHSLR encoded by the exons ATGGACTACAGGTACTTGACATATATTTTTGGTGGTTCGAATCAGAAAATGTCTAGTGGAGGGGTTCCAGGTGGGGCTCCAACAAAGATTATTAATGTTGGAGCTTCTTGCCAAAGTAACCATGGAATGAACCATACGGCTTCCCATCAGGAGAATGCCTGCAATGCAGTTGTTGAAAG agcaGCAAAGAAGAAAAGGGAATCAAGAATTATTGGTGGAGGACTGCGCCAGTTCAGTGTTATAG TTTGTCAGAAGTTGCAGAGCAAGGTTAGGACTACATATAATCag GTTGCAGATGAAATAATTGCAGATTTTGCTGGAACACATAGTGATACAGTAGTGCCTTTGGAG TCTGATGAGAAGAATATAAGACGACGGGTATATGATGCACTAAATGTTCTTATGGCGATGGATATCATTGCCAGAGACAAAAAGGAAATCTGGTGGAAGGGACTCCCAGAAACAAATATGAAGGATTTGGAAGAGCTTAAG GCCTTGCGTGCTGAGATGATGAATAGGATTGGAAAAAAAGTAGCCTACATGAAAGATATAGAAGAACAG attgtagGTCTCCAGAATTTGATGGCACGCAATCGTCAGTTACTTGAGTGTGGAAGTGCCTCTCCAGAAGGAAGATTTTCTTTGCCTTTTCTACTGGTTCAA acAACCCCTCATGCTACGGTTGAGATAGAGATTTCTGAAGACATGCAATTGGTGCACTTTGACTTTAATAG TTCACCCTTCTCCTTGCATGATGATGCTTCCGTTCTGAAGATGATGCAGTACAACCAACAGCCAGAATGTAGAGATGTTTCTCCAAGTTCTTTTATGCAGTCTTCTTCAAGCTCAGGCACTTCTCAAGGCCCCAAACCCTTTCATTGGAACTCTGAAACACACTCTCTGAGATGA